A part of Candida albicans SC5314 chromosome 2, complete sequence genomic DNA contains:
- a CDS encoding uncharacterized protein (Protein of unknown function; flow model biofilm induced): MASNQPIMPKINSPLGILRTSQAVASDITINIILYALIYSIIYLFRLRNLFLQFNHYFITIILFILEIFWIILYIIIRLIYLVYNTINDSKINDYRYNTHGILRTFIIHNQFWKFKNNLVMNSIFKHGPNVFLDIQDDLIIPNLINKGNDIIIPIDNNDNINDIDIDHDNDNDDDDEESLTSNISNSTRIKTKSNFTKWTRHSQFASTPPPLLSSSNSAGSLNKLKSKIYPKN, translated from the coding sequence ATATTACGTACTTCTCAAGCAGTGGCATCTGATATCAcgattaatattattttatatgctttaatttattcaatcatttatttatttcgTCTACgaaatttatttcttcaattcaatCATTATTTCATCACTATCATATTATTCATCTTAGAAATCTTTTGGATcatattatatattattattagattaatatatttggtttataatacaattaatgattctaaaattaatgattatCGTTATAATACTCATGGGATTTTACGTACTTTTATAattcataatcaattttggaaatttaaaaataatttagtTATGAATTCGATTTTTAAACATGGTCCCAATGTTTTTTTAGATATTCAAGATGATTTAATCATTCctaatttgattaataaaggtaatgatataattataccaattgataataatgataatattaatgacattgatattgatcatgacaatgataatgatgatgatgatgaagaatcaTTAACTTcgaatatttcaaattcaacaagaattaaaacTAAATCTAATTTCACTAAATGGACTAGACATAGTCAATTTGCTTCTACTCCACCTCCTcttttatcatcatcaaactCTGCAGgttcattaaataaattgaaatcaaaaatttatcccaaaaattaa
- the TIF4631 gene encoding translation initiation factor eIF4G (Putative translation initiation factor eIF4G; overexpression causes hyperfilamentation; hyphal- and macrophage-induced; genes encoding some translation factors are downregulated upon phagocytosis by murine macrophage), with the protein MSDNTTSNQSSTGDSKSTPGAVPSSTDGSSSAPIGNSVNSVDQTSVSTDKQHGNQNVPQSSGAYSGQNYNANYQGYGNNPNYNNNYNNNNNNNPNYYHKNQYNKNYTGGNSGGSGGRQNNYNNNANQNNNQRYNNNKKQYNNQKMNHHHHNQQQPQQQYVNYPYNTAAAAASQMYGYYMGGYQPVYGLPLQYGGIPATPGQQYPGQVASPVVPTVQPQQISTPPTPKIRLTTKDGKPVDLDEKKRKTASSTPVASPQPARATTVSSEKDKTPSSSATPATENKPAGISAAEEFKRKIRERAAAAAAAASKGKETKEETKEETTATETKKETEETPIAKESSSTVDQPSVVPPQESHKDIVETPKPEVTETSVEATKELPASEETKEVLSSETNDTTAVEKPKVEEKPVEVNDKVESQIELQSPSVEGDSESIVENEDEEESTISEKGEPQTETETETETQTEPEPESEPTPTANAPEFTISQFLERLKIATPIDDILATKYPETIQGVDGSKQISGKKYRYDPQFLIQFRDVISYTIDPTFKAHLESLDIHPNAMKRSGSTRDASSRGGLPNKFTGGLPARFNGPGGKGGGQFDGGRQNSRSGSKRGGGRGASSRDKSTRKGTPSKRGGRGGDRSEMRERGGAGAGAGAGAGGENDGNNQGDGKPVEEVKPLEKSANRWVPKSRMQAKKETKVAEDGTILLEPEDIEKKTKSLLNKLTLEMFTAISDEIIALTNQSKHEKDAATIKQIISLTFAKACDEPHWSEMYAKLCAKMCTSVSNDITDESITLKDGTHASGGVLARRLLLATCQKEYEKGWTDKLPTNPDGSPLEPEMMSDEYYAMAAAKRRGLGLVKFIGHLYNLNMLNDHVIYVCLKDQTKNTVDPSDDSLENLTQLIQTVGPKLDSNERTRTMLKIVFDYIEKVLEGVKLTSRIKFMLMDLQDLREAKWVSLKGDAGPKTIEEIHRDAEIKKMEEERAKNEKKRKQHQLGGGVGGGSDSRSNSSRGGSNWNNNNNNNNNNNNNQSSNGPFMKKSPSFMTQRVGSSRSPSTSTFQNSDLQRDTSKRSEPSQSNIFAALEGGDDDEDE; encoded by the coding sequence ATGTCTGATAATACTACTTCAAACCAGTCCTCGACTGGTGATTCCAAATCAACACCTGGTGCTGTCCCATCATCCACCGATGGATCGTCATCTGCTCCAATTGGCAATTCTGTCAATTCTGTTGATCAAACTTCAGTCTCCACTGATAAACAACATGGAAATCAAAATGTCCCACAATCTAGCGGTGCTTATTCTGGCCAAAATTATAATGCCAATTATCAAGGATACGGTAATAATCctaattataataataactataacaacaacaacaacaacaaccccAATTATTATCACAAAAACCAGTATAATAAAAACTACACTGGAGGCAatagtggtggtagtggtggaAGACAGAAtaactacaacaacaatgccaatcaaaacaacaatcaaagatataacaacaacaagaaacaGTACAATAACCAGAAAATgaatcatcaccatcataACCAACAGCAACCACAACAGCAATATGTGAACTACCCTTACAACACTGCTGCCGCTGCAGCTTCACAAATGTATGGTTACTACATGGGTGGTTATCAACCAGTATATGGTCTTCCACTTCAATATGGTGGGATTCCAGCAACTCCAGGTCAACAATATCCTGGTCAAGTTGCGTCACCAGTTGTACCAACAGTCCAACCACAACAAATCTCGACCCCTCCAACTCCTAAAATAAGATTAACTACCAAAGATGGTAAACCAGTTGATTTAGAtgagaagaaaagaaaaacagCATCGTCGACTCCTGTCGCATCTCCTCAACCAGCCAGGGCCACCACAGTTTCAAGTGAAAAGGATAAAACACCTTCCTCCAGTGCAACCCCTGCTACAGAAAATAAACCTGCAGGTATTTCTGCAGCTGaagaatttaaaagaaagattaGAGAAAGggctgctgctgctgccgCTGCCGCTTCAAAGGGTAAAGAaactaaagaagaaacaaaagaagaaacaacTGCCACtgaaactaaaaaagaaactgaaGAAACTCCAATTGCCAAAGAATCATCTTCAACTGTGGACCAACCAAGTGTTGTTCCTCCTCAAGAATCTCATAAAGATATCGTAGAAACTCCTAAACCAGAGGTTACTGAAACGTCTGTGGAAGCCACAAAGGAACTACCAGCTAGTGAAGAAACCAAAGAGGTATTGAGTTCTGAAACCAATGACACCACAGCTGttgaaaaaccaaaagTGGAAGAAAAACCAGTAGAAGTGAATGATAAAGTTGAACTGCAAATTGAACTTCAATCACCATCTGTTGAAGGAGATAGTGAATCGATAGTGGagaatgaagatgaagaagagtCTACTATTTCAGAAAAAGGAGAACCACAAACCGAAACCGAAACTGAAACTGAAACTCAAACTGAACCAGAACCAGAATCTGAACCAACTCCTACTGCTAATGCTCCAGAATTTACTATATCTCAATTCTTAGAAAGATTGAAGATTGCAACtccaattgatgatattctTGCCACAAAATACCCTGAAACCATCCAAGGTGTTGATGGATCGAAACAAATTTCTGGGAAAAAATACAGATATGATCCacaatttttaattcaattcagAGACGTTATTTCATACACTATTGATCCAACTTTCAAAGCTCATTTGGAATCATTGGATATTCATCCAAATGCAATGAAACGTTCCGGTTCCACTAGAGATGCCTCATCACGTGGTGGTTTACCAAATAAATTCACTGGAGGATTACCTGCCAGATTTAATGGACCTGGAGGTAAAGGTGGTGGTCAATTTGATGGTGGTAGACAAAATTCAAGAAGTGGATCCAAAAGAGGAGGAGGTAGAGGTGCATCATCAAGAGATAAATCTACAAGAAAAGGTACACCTTCTAAAAGAGGAGGTAGAGGAGGAGATAGATCTGAGATGCGTGAACGAGGAGGAGCAGGAGCAGGAGCAGGAGCAGGAGCAGGAGGAGAAAATGATGGCAATAATCAAGGTGATGGTAAACCTGTTGAAGAAGTCAAACCATTGGAAAAATCTGCCAATAGATGGGTTCCTAAATCAAGAATGCAAGCCAAGAAAGAAACTAAAGTTGCTGAAGATGGTACTATTTTATTAGAACCagaagatattgaaaagaagactaaatctttattgaacaaattaaCATTAGAAATGTTTACTGCAATTAGTGATGAAATCATTGCTCTTaccaatcaatcaaaacaTGAAAAAGATGCTGCCActataaaacaaataatttcattaacaTTTGCCAAAGCTTGTGATGAACCTCATTGGTCAGAAATGTATGCTAAATTATGTGCCAAAATGTGTACTAGTGTTTCCAATGATATTACTGATGAAAGTATTACATTGAAAGATGGTACTCATGCATCTGGAGGTGTACTTGCCCGAAGACTTTTATTAGCTACATGTCAAAAAGAATATGAAAAAGGTTGGACAGATAAATTACCAACTAATCCTGATGGTTCACCATTAGAACCAGAAATGATGTCTGATGAATATTATGCCATGGCTGCTGCTAAAAGAAGAGGTCTTGGTTTAGTCAAATTCATTGGtcatttatataatttgaatatgtTGAATGATCATGTCATATATGTTTGTTTGAAAGATCAAACGAAAAATACTGTTGATCCATCAGATGATAGTTTAGAAAATTTGactcaattgattcaaactGTGGGACCAAAACTTGATTCTAAtgaaagaacaagaacTATGCTTAagattgtttttgattatattgaaaaagttcTAGAAGGGGTGAAATTAAcatcaagaattaaatttatGTTGATGGATTTACAAGATTTAAGAGAAGCTAAATGGGTAAGTCTTAAAGGTGATGCTGGTCCAAAAaccattgaagaaattCATCGTGATgctgaaattaaaaaaatggaagaagaaagagcCAAGAATGAAAAGAAGAGGAAACAACATCAATTGGGTGGAGGTGtaggtggtggtagtgatAGTAGATCTAATTCTTCAAGAGGTGGTTCAAATTggaataataacaataataacaacaacaacaataataataatcaatcatCGAATGGACCTTTTATGAAGAAATCTCCTTCATTTATGACTCAAAGAGTTGGATCTAGTCGTAGTCCTTCAACATcaacttttcaaaattctGATCTTCAAAGAGATACATCGAAAAGATCAGAACCTAGTCAATCTAATATTTTTGCTGCATTAGAAGGAGGtgatgacgatgaagatgaataG
- a CDS encoding uncharacterized protein (Putative adhesin-like protein; predicted ORF from Assembly 19; removed from Assembly 20; subsequently reinstated in Assembly 21 based on comparative genome), with protein sequence MKLNNKQFIFALLYTLVSPLASSYQLYCKCECNVKTIINPIDKCKLCTEEYCLSKDKDLCASTEEDPDKSSAIIISCFQIESFKESFVIYSFISIVVGLMFYIGYHSYMRQ encoded by the coding sequence ATGAAActcaataataaacaattcatCTTTGCTTTACTATACACATTGGTACTGCCACTAGCGTCCTCCTATCAATTGTATTGTAAGTGTGAGTGTAATGTCAAAACAATCATTAACCCTATAGATAAGTGCAAACTATGTACAGAAGAATATTGTTTAAGCAAGGATAAAGATTTATGTGCCCTGACTGAAGAAGATCCTGACAAATCCAGCGCAATCATTATCAGTTGTTTCCAAATAGAAAGTTTCAAAGAATCATTTGTGATCTATCTGTTTATTTCCATTGTGGTAGGACTAATGTTTTATATCGGCTATCATAGTTATATGCGACAGTAA
- the RPT6 gene encoding proteasome regulatory particle base subunit (Putative ATPase of the 19S regulatory particle of the 26S proteasome; transcript regulated by Mig1; regulated by Gcn2 and Gcn4), protein MTTSIDKPYVHEGGIRPYFEQQIQDTEIRIQQTTQNLRRLEAQRNKLNNKVRQLKDELRLLQEPGSYVGEVVKVMGLKKVLVKIHPEGKFIVNVTKDIDVKKLTPSIRVCLKADSHDLYKILPNKVDPLVSLMMVEKVPDSTYDMVGGLDKQIKEIKEVIELPVKHPELFESLGIAQPKGVILYGPPGTGKTLLARAVAHHTECKFIRVSGSELVQKYIGEGSRMVRELFVMAREHAPSIIFMDEIDSIGSSRVEGSSGGDSEVQRTMLELLNQLDGFESSKDIKIIMATNRLDILDPALLRPGRIDRKIEFPAPTVAARTDILKIHSRSMNLTRGINLRKIAEKMNGCSGADVKGVCTEAGMYALRERRIHVTQEDFELAVAKVMSKNDDGAVSLQKLFK, encoded by the coding sequence atgactacttcaattgataaaccTTATGTTCATGAAGGTGGTATAAGACCATATTttgaacaacaaatacaagATACGGAAATAAGAATACAGCAAACCACACAGAACTTGCGTCGTTTGGAAGCCCAACGtaacaaattgaataacAAAGTCAGACAATTAAAGGATGAATTAAGATTATTACAAGAACCTGGATCATATGTAGGTGAAGTTGTTAAAGTTATGGGCTTGAAAAAAGTTTTAGTGAAAATCCATCCTGAAGGTAAATTCATCGTCAATGTTACCAAAGATATCGATGTCAAGAAATTGACTCCATCAATAAGAGTGTGTTTGAAAGCAGATTCTCACGATTTGTACAAAATATTACCCAACAAAGTTGATCCTTTGGTTTCATTGATGATGGTTGAAAAAGTCCCAGACTCAACATACGATATGGTTGGTGGGTtagataaacaaattaaagaaatcaaagaagTTATTGAATTACCTGTCAAACATCCAGAATTGTTTGAAAGTTTGGGTATAGCTCAACCAAAAGGTGTTATATTGTATGGACCACCGGGTACAGGTAAGACCTTATTGGCAAGAGCAGTTGCTCACCATACCGAATGTAAATTCATTCGTGTTTCTGGTTCAGAATTAGTGCAAAAGTATATTGGGGAAGGGTCTCGTATGGTTAGGGAGTTGTTCGTGATGGCAAGAGAACATGCACCATCAATCATTTTCAtggatgaaattgattctatCGGGTCTTCGCGTGTTGAAGGTTCATCAGGAGGTGATTCCGAAGTGCAAAGAACAATGTTGGAATtgttaaatcaattggatGGGTTTGAAAGTTCAAAAgatatcaaaatcattatgGCCACTAATCGTTTAGATATTTTGGATCCAGCATTATTGAGACCAGGTAGAATTGatagaaaaattgaattccCAGCACCAACCGTTGCTGCTAGAACAGATATTTTAAAGATTCATTCAAGATCCATGAATTTGACAAGAGGTATTAATTTGCGTAAAATTGCTGAGAAAATGAATGGATGCAGTGGTGCTGATGTGAAAGGGGTTTGTACCGAAGCTGGTATGTATGCATTgagagaaagaagaattcaTGTAACACAAGAAGATTTCGAATTGGCAGTTGCAAAAGTCATGTCTAAGAATGACGATGGTGCTGTCTCCTTACagaaattattcaaataa
- the JEM1 gene encoding Jem1p (Functional homolog of S. cerevisiae Jem1p, which acts with Scj1p and Kar2p (BiP) in protein folding and ER-associated degradation of misfolded proteins, and also has a role in karyogamy; has J domain and 4 tetratricopeptide repeats): MRFPLSTLLVGAALLTFTSCLTDFDQKVLQLDKLFSEQGPTINVLQAYEEIIRTAKSSSSNTNSLPKLLFKKAIIEINLNKEIQAIADLKWALELDPAMGPAKDKIVQLLMARGEFDTVQRYLTKDNDKDIYHTIDKINQDIKTSKELIEKHEYQQCANILNEIISLSPANYEITELYYNLALNSYKETPDFQLKYLGEMLPVNKVIIQTAKNLIDINPMKSLKYFNVLSQFLLYTEVQFENSNKIIKNCLRIDNEYTLCGKLSKFYVKFQNFFKLLEDYSIIQGHYYTNTENNVKLEDEGLINPVIDYQFVIKFLFMDNLQVSKLDKRKLPSSIKNNYDYLQYQIQKFGEELGFETSPKILFLQDLNRLVCEAYSLTGSSKKAKQFCDSFDDSDNLFLPKHITEIDKYLSKKKYPQAEELLNKFNNNVKQTKLFTDRWTKVEEYHMKLNQQRQQQYFQQQQQQQQQRQRQQQYRGAQPHQQRKKPANDYYKVLDVPHDADEKTIKKGYRTQTLKYHPDKYKGDDLTPEQIEKKMQAINQAYEVLSDPELRERYDRGDDPNDPMGQSHPQWQPQGGGGQPNFNFNFGGGGGGGNQFFQQFFGGQGFKFNGQGNPFGNSHQKVKITKNKKKNRSRKQ, translated from the coding sequence ATGAGATTTCCATTATCTACTCTATTGGTGGGCGCAGCCCTATTAACATTCACATCATGTTTGACTGATTTTGATCAGAAAGTTTTACAACTTGACAAGTTGTTTTCCGAACAAGGACCCACAATCAATGTTTTACAAGCCTATGAAGAAATAATTCGAACAGCAAagtcttcttcttctaatacCAATTCTCTCCCCAAGTTATTATTCAAGAAGGCtataattgaaatcaacCTAAATAAAGAAATCCAAGCTATAGCTGATTTAAAATGGGCATTAGAGCTAGATCCAGCAATGGGTCCCGCTAAGGATAAGATTGTGCAATTGTTAATGGCAAGAGGTGAATTTGATACAGTTCAACGGTATCTTACTAAAGACAATGACAAGGATATTTATCatacaattgataaaatcaatcaGGATATTAAAACTAGtaaagaattaattgaaaaacacgaatatcaacaatgtgcaaatattttgaatgaGATCATTTCATTGAGTCCAGCAAATTATGAAATTACTGAATTGTACTATAATTTGGCTTTAAATTCGTATAAAGAAACCCCggattttcaattgaaatatttgggTGAAATGCTACCGGTCAACAAAGTGATTATACAAACAGcgaaaaatttaattgatattaatcCCATGAAAAGTTTGAAATACTTTAATGTGTTATCACagtttttattatatacAGAAGTTCAATTTGAGAATTCTAATAAAATCATAAAGAATTGTTTGAGAATAGATAATGAATATACCTTATGTGGTAAATTGTCGAAATTTTATGTTAAATTTCagaattttttcaaattattagaggattattcaataattcaaGGTCATTATTATACTAACACCGAGAATAATGTGAAATTAGAAGATGAAGGATTAATCAATCCAGTTATAGACTATCAGTTTGTTATAAAGTTCTTGTTTATGGATAATTTGCAAGTATCTAAATTAGATAAACGTAAATTGCCATCAAGTATAAAGAATAATTATGACTATTTACAATATCAGATTCAAAAGTTTGGAGAAGAGTTGGGATTTGAAACATCCCCGAAGATATTGTTTTTGCAGGATTTGAACAGATTAGTATGTGAAGCGTATTCTTTAACTGGCAGCTCAAAGAAGGCTAAACAGTTTTGTGATAGTTTTGATGACTCGGATAACTTGTTTTTGCCAAAGCACATCACAGAAATAGACAAGTATTTACTGAAAAAGAAGTATCCCCAAGCAGAggaattgttgaataagttcaataataatgtcaAGCAAACGAAATTGTTTACTGACAGATGGACCAAAGTAGAGGAATATCATATGAAACTCAATCAACAAAGACAACAGcaatattttcaacaacagcaacaacagcaacaacaacgtcaacgtcaacaacaatatagAGGTGCTCAACCACATCAACAGCGAAAGAAACCAGCTAATGATTATTATAAGGTTTTGGATGTGCCACATGATGCTGATGAAAAGACTATTAAGAAAGGGTATAGAACACAAACATTAAAGTATCACCCAGATAAATATAAAGGTGATGATTTGACTCCAGAACAGATTGAGAAAAAAATGCAAGCTATTAATCAAGCATATGAAGTGTTAAGTGACCCTGAATTACGTGAACGATATGATAGAGGTGATGATCCAAATGATCCTATGGGTCAGAGCCATCCACAATGGCAACCAcaaggtggtggtggacaaccaaatttcaactttaattttggtggcggtggcggtggtggaaaccaatttttccaacaattttttggaGGTCAAGGGTTTAAATTTAATGGACAAGGTAATCCATTTGGTAATTCACATCAAAAAGTGAAGATTACaaagaataagaaaaagaataggAGCAGAAAGCAGTAG
- the APE3 gene encoding Ape3p (Putative vacuolar aminopeptidase Y,; regulated by Gcn2 and Gcn4; rat catheter and Spider biofilm repressed), with translation MKFLTLTTSLSIIVSINALPTSFGFWKNWFNLGEKLTQEIIMDDISDQFINNDENENNNNDNNLIIDGVIDETVYNSLPEIDTESLQSLINEKGLRSRAEDLFEIAQRSIGKYDHPTRVIGSPGHWGTIGYIISEIKKLKGYYNVKTQSFKALDGKVKSFSLLIDGVEPKSLSPFSLTPPTVDGKPAHGNLVLVDDFGCKPDNFPEFTKGNIVLIKRGECAFGDKSRNAGIAGALGAIIYDDEPVRGTLGNPTGKEVATVSVAKKDVEKYIEKLSKDPKYAFETTLYVDSYVKYIKTLNVIADSVFGDHDNIVSLGAHSDSVAEGPGINDDGSGTISLLEVAKHLTQFKLNNAVRFAWWAAEEEGLLGSTYYAEHLTAEENSKLRLFMDYDMMASPNYEYQVYDANNKDHPNGSGNLKDLYIDWYTSHGLNYTLTPFDGRSDYVGFIENGIPGGGIATGAEGVKDAKGQEKFGGKVGEWFDPCYHQLCDNLDNPDYEAWVINTKLIAHSVAVYAKSFEGFPKREPKKEVASASNSEKPNEFIYRGSKLIM, from the coding sequence atgaaatttttaactTTAACTACttctttatcaataattgtaTCAATCAATGCATTACCAACTTCTTTTggattttggaaaaattggttCAACTTGGGTGAAAAATTAACCCAAGAAATTATCATGGATGATATTTCTGaccaatttattaataatgacgaaaatgaaaacaacaacaacgacaacaacTTGATAATTGATGGTGTTATTGATGAAACTGTTTATAATTCATTACCAGAAATTGATACTGAATCTTTACAAAGTttaatcaatgaaaaaggATTACGTTCTCGTGCTgaagatttatttgaaattgctCAACGTTCAATTGGCAAATATGATCATCCAACTAGAGTTATTGGTTCACCAGGTCATTGGGGTACTATTGGTTATATTATAtcagaaattaaaaaattgaaaggGTATTATAATGTTAAAACTCAAAGTTTTAAAGCTCTTGATGGGAAAGTTAAATCATTTTCCTTATTAATCGATGGAGTAGAaccaaaatcattatcaccaTTTAGTTTGACCCCACCTACTGTTGATGGAAAACCAGCTCATGGTAATTTGGTTTtagttgatgattttggaTGTAAGCCTGACAATTTCCCAGAATTCACTAAAGGgaatattgttttaattaaaCGTGGTGAATGTGCCTTTGGtgataaatcaagaaatgCAGGTATTGCTGGTGCATTGGGGGCAATTATTTATGACGATGAACCGGTACGTGGAACATTGGGTAATCCAACTGGGAAAGAAGTCGCCACAGTTTCAGTTGCCAAGAAAGACGTGGAAAAatacattgaaaaattatctaaAGACCCAAAATATGCATTTGAAACTACTTTATATGTTGATTCCTACGTTAAATATATCAAAACATTAAATGTCATTGCTGATTCAGTTTTTGGTGATCATGACAATATTGTTTCTTTAGGTGCTCATTCTGATTCTGTTGCTGAAGGACCTGGTATTAATGACGATGGATCAGGTACCATTTCCTTATTGGAAGTTGCCAAACATTTGACACAGttcaaattaaacaatgCTGTTAGATTTGCTTGGTGGGCagctgaagaagaaggttTATTGGGATCAACTTATTATGCTGAACATTTAACTGCTGAAGAAAACTCTAAACTAAGACTTTTCATGGATTATGATATGATGGCATCTCCAAATTATGAATACCAAGTCTATGATGCTAATAACAAGGATCATCCAAATGGTTCAGgaaatttgaaagatttatatattgattGGTACACTTCGCATGGATTAAACTATACATTAACCCCATTCGATGGTAGATCTGATTATGTGggttttattgaaaatggtaTTCCAGGTGGTGGTATTGCTACTGGGGCTGAAGGTGTCAAAGATGCTAAAGgtcaagaaaaatttggtGGTAAAGTTGGTGAATGGTTTGATCCTTGCTACCATCAATTGTGTGACAATTTAGATAATCCAGATTATGAAGCTTGGGTTATTAACACTAAATTAATTGCCCATTCTGTGGCCGTTTATGCCAAATCATTCGAAGGATTCCCAAAAAGAGAACCAAAGAAGGAAGTTGCCAGTGCATCCAATTCAGAAAAACCAAATGAATTCATCTACAGAGGCTCCAAGTTGATTATGTAA
- the IPP1 gene encoding inorganic diphosphatase (Putative inorganic pyrophosphatase; antigenic; soluble protein in hyphae; macrophage-induced protein; protein present in exponential and stationary phase yeast; possibly essential (UAU1 method); sumoylation target; Spider biofilm repressed) yields MSSYSTRQVGAANTLDYKVYIEKDGKLVSPFHDIPLYANEEKTILNMIVEVPRWTNAKLEISKEQKLNPIIQDTKKGKLRFVRNCFPHHGYIHNYGAFPQTWEDPNQSHPETKAKGDNDPLDVCEIGEKVATVGEVKQVKVLGVMALLDEGETDWKVIVIDVNDPLAPKLNDIEDVETHLPGLLRATNEWFRIYKIPDGKPENQFAFSGECKNKKYAEEVIGECAEAWEKLIKGESVDSKGIDLTNTTLSSTPSYSDAAAQEIPSASPAPAAPIDKSIDKWFFISGAH; encoded by the coding sequence ATGTCTTCATACTCTACTCGTCAAGTTGGTGCTGCCAACACTTTAGACTACAAAGTCtacattgaaaaagatgGTAAACTAGTTTCTCCATTCCACGATATTCCATTATACGccaatgaagaaaaaaccATTTTGAACATGATTGTTGAAGTTCCAAGATGGACCAATGctaaattggaaatttccaaagaacaaaaattgaaccCAATTATTCAAGACACCAAAAAGGGTAAATTGAGGTTTGTCAGAAACTGTTTCCCACACCACGGTTACATTCACAACTACGGTGCCTTCCCACAAACTTGGGAAGATCCAAACCAATCCCATCCAGAAACCAAAGCTAAAGGTGACAATGATCCATTAGATGTTTGTGAGATTGGTGAAAAAGTTGCTACTGTTGGTGAAGTTAAACAAGTCAAGGTTTTGGGTGTCATGGCCCTTTTGGATGAAGGTGAAACCGATTGGAAAGTCATTGTCATTGACGTTAACGATCCATTGGCTCCAAAATTGAACGACATTGAAGATGTTGAAACTCATTTGCCAGGTTTGTTGAGAGCTACCAACGAATGGTTCAGAATTTACAAAATCCCAGATGGAAAACcagaaaatcaatttgcTTTCTCCGGTGAATgtaaaaacaagaaatacGCCGAAGAAGTTATTGGTGAATGTGCTGAAGCTTGGgaaaaattaatcaaagGTGAATCAGTTGATTCTAAAGGAATTGATTTGACTAACACCACCTTGTCTTCTACCCCATCTTACTCTGATGCTGCTGCTCAAGAAATTCCAAGTGCTTCTCCAGCTCCAGCTGCTCCAATTGACAAATCTATTGACAAATGGTTCTTCATTTCTGGTGCtcattaa